In Uranotaenia lowii strain MFRU-FL chromosome 2, ASM2978415v1, whole genome shotgun sequence, one genomic interval encodes:
- the LOC129747648 gene encoding dynein intermediate chain 3, ciliary — protein sequence MDIEYPYQKERREFGRQCLFSDKNKIEFSEAANHELFKEYILRDPVHLGTQLSRQMALTEINTESAEYADRGILHSEGGWPKDVNFLDPEQTVRYRRKIEKDENYVTQLTSLTKPMEHYIYQNNAVNIYENYFEGLEPAPLMEKSSSRTLNVYRDPSIYKQPVTHLSWSPDGGSKIAVSHCNMNFQEITGKAVCSYIWEIENPNAPLLRFTPHSSMICLEYNQKDPTTLVCGMYNGQVAAWDTRNEKAPIMISEREFSHRAPVNSTLWINSKSGTEFFSGSSDSQVMWWDTRKLSQPIDMLLMDPIKSDEQDLSRSYGVSVLEYETSIPTRFMCGTEQGMLFSCNRKGKSPQEKIVFRLPCHTGPIYSLTRNPAFVKNFLTVGDWIARIWSEDCRESSIIWTKHHSVMLTDGVWNPTRYSIFYVSRMDGVLDAWDLLQQQNDPILSIKVCDESLKCLRAHEGGYLVAAGSTKGATFLLEMSENMTSIKNDKPLLTAMLERENRREKILEAKSREMKLKVRTLNRQDEAVDEKPKLFQCQSACEAAEQEYLLTLEKEKKSRAPEEIDPEYDPKTIKEITSDEQFDD from the exons ATGGATATCGAGTACCCTTACCAGAAGGAGCGTCGTGAGTTTGGCAGACAGTGTCTGTTTTCCGATAAGAATAAGATCGAGTTTTCGGAAGCGGCGAATCATGAGCTGTTCAAGGAATACATCCTTAGGGATCCAGTACATTTGGGAACTCAGCTAAGCCGTCAGATGGCATTGACGGAAATCAATACCGAAAGTGCTGAATACGCTGACCGTGGAATATTGCACTCCGAAGGCGGTTGGCCCAAGGATGTAAATTTTCTGGACCCGGAGCAAACGGTCCGCTACCGAAGAAAGATCGAGAAAGACGAAAACTATGTCACCCAGTTGACTTCGTTGACGAAACCTATGGAGCATTACATCTATCAGAATAACGCCGTCAACATCTACGAGAACTACTTTGAGGGTCTCGAACCTGCTCCGCTGATGGAGAAGAGTAGTTCTCGTACGCTGAATGTATATCGGGATCCTTCGATTTACAAGCAACCGGTTACGCACCTTTCGTGGTCTCCTGATGGAGGTTCCAAGATAGCTGTTTCGCATTGTAACATGAACTTCCAGGAAATCACTGGCAAGGCCGTTTGCTCGTACATCTGGGAAATTGAAAACCCCAATGCCCCTCTGCTGAGATTTACGCCCCACAGTTCGATGATCTGCCTTGAGTATAATCAGAAGGATCCGACGACTCTTGTCTGCGGCATGTACAATGGACAAGTAGCAGCCTGGGACACGAGAAATGAGAAAGCGCCGATCATGATCAGTGAGCGCGAATTTTCTCATCGAGCTCCGGTCAATTCAACGCTCTGGATCAATTCTAAAAGTGGAACAGAGTTTTTCTCTGGCTCATCGGACAGTCAGGTTATGTGGTGGGACACCAGAAAACTTTCCCAGCCCATCGATATGCTTCTGATGGATCCCATAAAGTCGGACGAACAAGATCTGTCTCGGTCATATGGAGTAAGCGTTCTAGAGTACGAAACATCGATTCCTACAAGGTTCATGTGTGGAACTGAGCAGGGAATGCTTTTTTCCTGCAATCGGAAGGGAAAATCTCCACAGGAGAAAATTGTGTTTAGG CTACCATGTCACACCGGACCAATCTACTCCCTAACTCGTAATCCAGCATTCGTGAAGAATTTCCTAACAGTTGGGGATTGGATCGCTCGCATCTGGTCTGAAGATTGTCGTGAGAGCTCAATTATTTGGACCAAACATCATTCGGTGATGCTCACCGATGGGGTCTGGAATCCTACGCGCTACTCCATTTTCTACGTTAGCCGCATGGATGGTGTTTTGGATGCTTGGGATTTGCTACAGCAACAAAATGATCCTATTCTAAGCATAAAAGTGTGCGACGAGAGTTTGAAATGCCTTCGGGCACACGAGGGTGGATATTTGGTTGCCGCCGGAAGCACCAAAGGAGCAACTTTCTTGCTGGAGATGTCAGAAAATATGACTTccattaaaaatgacaaacccCTGCTAACGGCT ATGTTGGAACGAGAAAACCGCAGAGAGAAGATCCTCGAAGCAAAGTCACGTGAAATGAAACTAAAGGTTCGAACTTTGAACAGGCAAGACGAAGCCGTGGATGAAAAACCCAAACTGTTCCAATGTCAat ctGCGTGTGAAGCTGCCGAGCAGGAATATCTTCTTACACtggagaaagagaaaaaatcaaGAGCACCCGAAGAAATCGATCCCG aaTATGATCCCAAGACAATCAAGGAAATAACATCAGATGAACAATTTGACGATTGA